In Rhodothermus profundi, the following are encoded in one genomic region:
- the clpP gene encoding ATP-dependent Clp endopeptidase proteolytic subunit ClpP, with amino-acid sequence MSDRKLVEDFLKFSRSLTLPSGIYSGPFQQYPIGALVPIVIEQTTRGERAYDIFSRLLKERIVIIGTPINDQIANLVVAQLLWLASEDSERDINIYINSPGGSIDSGLAVYDTMQYVAPPVATICVGLAASMGAVLLAAGVKGKRAALPNSRIMIHQPWMSGVQGQATDIEIHAREILKMRERLNDILAFHTGQPKERIAQDVDRDFWLSAQEAKEYGLVDNVLTPRRGFFPSPDGQAGGDKEKGKGKDT; translated from the coding sequence ATGTCCGACCGTAAGCTTGTAGAGGATTTCCTGAAGTTTTCGCGGAGTCTAACGCTTCCCTCGGGGATCTACAGCGGGCCGTTCCAGCAGTATCCCATCGGCGCGCTGGTCCCTATTGTGATTGAGCAAACCACGCGGGGAGAGCGAGCCTACGACATCTTCAGCCGCCTGCTCAAAGAACGGATCGTAATTATCGGCACTCCGATCAATGACCAGATCGCCAACCTGGTGGTGGCTCAGTTGCTCTGGCTGGCCAGCGAAGACTCGGAGCGAGATATCAACATTTACATCAACTCACCAGGCGGCTCTATTGATAGCGGCCTGGCCGTCTATGATACCATGCAGTATGTGGCGCCGCCTGTTGCCACCATCTGCGTAGGGCTGGCGGCCTCAATGGGAGCGGTCTTACTGGCCGCCGGCGTTAAGGGCAAACGGGCGGCCCTGCCCAACTCACGGATTATGATCCACCAGCCCTGGATGAGCGGCGTGCAAGGGCAGGCTACCGACATCGAAATTCACGCCCGCGAAATTCTCAAAATGCGCGAGCGCCTAAACGACATCCTGGCCTTTCACACAGGCCAGCCTAAAGAACGGATTGCCCAGGACGTCGACCGGGACTTCTGGCTCAGTGCGCAAGAGGCCAAAGAATACGGCCTTGTGGACAATGTGCTGACGCCTCGTCGCGGTTTCTTCCCATCTCCCGATGGACAGGCTGGCGGAGATAAAGAAAAGGGGAAAGGTAAAGATACATAG
- the tig gene encoding trigger factor, which translates to MQTEIKEISSVEYELTVHVPAEELQPELDQLLRRLRARVQLKGFRPGKAPLSLVKKLYGDEVALELAERKIREALEQAVLEPGTYKVIGRPRIVRLDYKPDTDLHAVLRFGVRPEFELKPLGNETIPHLVHQVTDEEVEQAIRRLQREEAKLVDLPADTPLSSEDYAVVDLQRLDEATGTPIIGEKEEGVSFFLDDPRLREELRQALLGKKAGETVRVDLPHGDETAGEPVHTHRYEVHVRETKRRELPELDAAFIQKITRGQASDEAGLRELVRQELQARWNRESRELLEQEIMNRMLALHPIPVPESAVEMVLDEFVEDVRQRNNGRLPEGFDETAFRHANRALAEQQARWMFLFDKVVETYGLEVTEEDVQAFFEEQADPDRGLRADQLRQFYESVPGLMDQVRRRLLTRKVFDALQEQFQLEELDREAYMERLRAQREGAEARNSEGSVR; encoded by the coding sequence ATGCAAACAGAGATCAAAGAGATCAGCTCGGTCGAATACGAGCTGACGGTCCACGTTCCCGCAGAAGAACTGCAACCTGAACTGGACCAACTGCTTCGCCGACTGCGCGCTCGCGTCCAGCTTAAAGGATTCCGTCCCGGCAAGGCGCCTCTGTCTCTTGTCAAGAAGCTGTATGGCGACGAAGTAGCCCTGGAGCTGGCCGAGCGCAAAATTCGCGAAGCGCTTGAGCAGGCCGTATTAGAACCGGGCACGTATAAGGTCATCGGCCGCCCTCGCATCGTCCGTCTCGACTACAAGCCCGATACCGACCTCCATGCCGTGCTGCGCTTCGGCGTACGCCCCGAATTTGAGCTGAAGCCACTCGGCAACGAAACCATTCCGCATCTGGTGCACCAGGTCACAGACGAAGAAGTCGAACAGGCCATCCGACGTTTACAGCGAGAAGAGGCCAAGCTCGTCGATCTGCCGGCCGACACCCCCCTGAGCTCTGAGGATTACGCGGTGGTGGATCTGCAGCGTCTGGATGAAGCAACAGGCACGCCTATTATCGGCGAAAAAGAAGAGGGCGTTTCCTTTTTCTTAGACGATCCGCGGCTGCGTGAAGAACTTCGCCAGGCGCTTCTGGGCAAAAAAGCGGGCGAAACGGTCCGCGTTGACCTGCCTCATGGGGATGAGACGGCCGGCGAGCCGGTGCATACGCATCGCTACGAAGTGCACGTGCGGGAAACCAAACGGCGCGAGCTGCCTGAACTCGACGCAGCCTTCATTCAGAAGATCACGCGCGGGCAGGCTTCTGACGAAGCGGGCCTGCGCGAGCTGGTTCGCCAGGAATTACAGGCGCGCTGGAACCGCGAATCTCGGGAGTTGCTGGAACAGGAGATTATGAACCGAATGCTGGCGCTGCATCCCATTCCGGTCCCCGAATCGGCCGTAGAGATGGTGCTGGACGAATTTGTGGAGGATGTGCGCCAGCGTAATAATGGCCGACTTCCTGAAGGCTTTGATGAAACCGCCTTCCGGCACGCTAACCGAGCCCTGGCTGAACAGCAAGCCCGCTGGATGTTCCTTTTCGACAAGGTCGTGGAAACCTACGGCCTTGAAGTCACCGAAGAAGACGTGCAGGCCTTCTTTGAAGAACAAGCCGACCCTGACCGAGGCTTACGTGCGGACCAACTGCGTCAGTTTTACGAATCGGTCCCGGGTCTGATGGATCAGGTGCGACGGCGCCTGCTTACCCGCAAGGTATTCGATGCGCTGCAAGAGCAGTTTCAGCTCGAAGAACTGGACCGCGAAGCGTACATGGAGCGTCTGAGAGCCCAGCGGGAAGGCGCTGAGGCTCGGAACTCTGAAGGAAGCGTTCGGTAG
- a CDS encoding peptidase MA family metallohydrolase: MRLGCLVGLLLLLPAAPAAQAQYFRFGKNKVHYRTLTWYYIQSQHFDIYYYEGGYELASFTAEVAEAAYQQLVDLFQYEISHRIPILVYQSHHDFAVTNAVDLPDYSEGIGGVTELYKNRIAVPFMGDYRDYRRVVHHELVHAVLNDMFYGGSLQSILQNNLRLVLPLWFSEGLAEYAALGWDVNSDMYLREAVLNDHLASIPYLSGYFAYRGGQSVWDYIAEQYGREKIAEILQRVRLTHSVEAGIRQATGLSLRELSERWHKALREIYYPELTAREPLEDIGRPLLTARNAGYYNTSPALSPQGDRIAFITTRNGLFDVYLASANDGKILRRLVSGQTSPDFESLRILTPGLTWSPDGRLLALAVKSGPTDVISVINVETGAHLRYRIPGVEQILSLAWSPDGHRIAFAGTQQGQSDIYVLNLQTGETINYTNDIFSDHEPAWRPDGQALVFHSDRGDYIEPGRYQAGSFDLTTHAFQGYDLYLLYLDPVRIERLTTTEPWDDRSGRFGSHPDRVLFISDRNGIPNLYEKDLRTGLERPLTNVVVGIQQVSLSADGHKAAVVSLRDGVPSIYLIKNPFARRLETDTLAPTVWAQRRLHQTTRPAPALALASAAMRQRNPFLRDASAPPPSASFGRALLATAEEGPPDRTNGLDEAPDSTRYGTLRVDFRNYVFSSAFDEARSQPSPSFYADPFAPHDNVDENGRYRPRRYRLYFTPDLVYGTAGYDMLYGVQSVTQMMFSDMLGNHRIWAATNLLVDLRNSDYLIAYSYLPRRTDWTVAVYHVARLLPDYTLRTLYRYRHYGLNLSASYPLNKFERFDIGLSYMGVNQTDIGNLTRPPLTRTLFYPSLTYTRDVSVPGLLAPIGGHRLAIQLAGSPGNLLYGRQIRFVTVLADLRSYTSFGRGLYSLAFRLAGGASFGPNPQLFYSAGVENWINRHFDSFPIEDLTDFVFATPVLPLRATDINTLKGPYFGLFNAEFRFPLVAALLPGPLPVLPLYNLQGTAFLDVGTVWGSPSNRRLNLFRRDESGRPVLDDVRVASGLGLRTIILGFPFRFDFAWPFNGRRFLKQRFYFSIGLDF, translated from the coding sequence ATGCGGCTCGGATGCCTTGTGGGATTGCTGCTGCTGTTACCGGCCGCACCGGCCGCGCAGGCACAGTACTTTCGCTTCGGCAAAAACAAAGTGCATTATCGAACGCTCACCTGGTACTATATCCAATCGCAGCACTTCGATATCTACTACTACGAAGGCGGCTACGAACTGGCCAGCTTTACAGCCGAAGTGGCGGAAGCAGCCTATCAACAGTTAGTTGACCTGTTCCAGTACGAAATCTCCCATCGCATTCCTATCCTGGTTTATCAAAGCCATCATGATTTCGCCGTCACCAATGCCGTTGACCTGCCCGACTATAGCGAAGGCATTGGCGGCGTTACGGAGCTGTATAAGAACCGCATAGCGGTCCCTTTTATGGGCGACTATCGCGACTATCGCCGAGTGGTGCACCACGAACTCGTGCATGCCGTCCTGAACGACATGTTCTACGGCGGCTCATTGCAATCTATCCTCCAGAACAATCTGCGCCTGGTACTCCCGCTCTGGTTTAGCGAAGGACTGGCCGAATACGCCGCGCTGGGATGGGACGTAAACTCCGACATGTACCTGCGAGAGGCCGTGCTGAATGACCATCTGGCCTCTATTCCGTATCTCTCGGGGTATTTTGCCTACCGGGGAGGACAAAGCGTCTGGGATTACATTGCCGAGCAGTATGGCCGTGAGAAAATTGCCGAAATTCTGCAACGCGTTCGTCTGACGCATTCGGTCGAGGCTGGCATTCGGCAGGCAACAGGACTGTCGTTGCGCGAACTGTCGGAGCGCTGGCACAAGGCATTGCGTGAAATTTACTATCCGGAATTAACCGCTCGTGAACCGCTTGAAGACATCGGCCGCCCCTTATTGACCGCTCGCAATGCAGGCTACTACAATACAAGTCCGGCCCTTTCGCCTCAGGGAGACCGCATTGCCTTCATCACCACGCGCAATGGACTGTTCGATGTGTACCTGGCCAGCGCCAACGATGGCAAAATTTTGCGCCGCCTGGTGTCCGGGCAAACCAGCCCCGACTTTGAAAGCCTGCGGATCCTGACCCCGGGGCTTACCTGGAGCCCGGATGGCCGACTGCTGGCCCTGGCCGTCAAAAGTGGCCCAACCGACGTCATTTCCGTCATCAACGTTGAAACAGGCGCGCACCTCCGCTACCGCATCCCGGGCGTTGAGCAGATTCTGTCGCTGGCCTGGAGCCCCGACGGTCATCGGATCGCTTTTGCAGGCACGCAGCAGGGCCAGAGCGATATTTATGTGCTGAACCTGCAAACAGGCGAAACGATCAATTACACGAACGATATCTTCAGTGATCACGAACCAGCCTGGCGTCCCGACGGCCAGGCACTGGTGTTTCACAGCGACCGAGGCGACTATATCGAACCCGGTCGCTACCAGGCCGGCTCCTTTGACCTTACGACGCACGCTTTCCAAGGCTATGACCTCTACCTGCTCTACCTCGACCCGGTGCGCATCGAGCGGTTAACCACTACCGAGCCCTGGGATGATCGGAGCGGACGCTTCGGCAGCCATCCCGATCGCGTGCTGTTCATCTCGGACCGCAACGGAATCCCTAATCTTTATGAGAAAGATCTGCGCACGGGCCTTGAACGCCCCCTGACCAATGTGGTCGTGGGCATTCAGCAAGTTTCGCTCTCAGCCGACGGCCACAAAGCAGCCGTTGTCAGTCTGCGGGATGGTGTCCCGTCGATTTATCTGATCAAAAATCCTTTTGCACGCCGCCTTGAAACCGACACGCTGGCCCCTACGGTCTGGGCACAGCGACGCCTGCACCAGACCACCCGACCTGCTCCCGCCCTTGCCCTCGCTTCAGCGGCGATGCGGCAGCGCAATCCTTTTCTGCGCGACGCAAGCGCTCCGCCCCCTTCCGCATCGTTTGGGCGCGCTCTGCTGGCCACCGCTGAAGAAGGACCACCTGATAGAACCAACGGTCTCGACGAGGCGCCCGACTCTACCCGCTACGGCACGCTGCGCGTCGACTTCCGCAATTATGTCTTCAGCTCAGCCTTCGACGAAGCACGGTCCCAACCGTCCCCTTCGTTTTATGCAGATCCCTTTGCCCCGCACGATAATGTAGACGAAAACGGCCGCTACCGCCCTCGACGGTATCGCCTCTACTTTACACCCGACCTGGTCTACGGCACTGCTGGCTACGACATGCTCTATGGTGTCCAGAGCGTTACGCAAATGATGTTCAGCGATATGCTGGGCAACCATCGCATCTGGGCCGCCACCAATCTGCTGGTTGACCTGCGCAACTCGGACTATCTCATTGCCTACAGTTACCTGCCGCGCCGCACCGACTGGACAGTAGCCGTCTACCACGTAGCCCGACTGCTTCCGGACTATACGCTGCGCACGCTCTACCGCTACCGCCACTATGGCCTGAACCTCAGCGCCAGCTATCCGCTCAATAAATTTGAACGCTTTGACATCGGGCTATCCTACATGGGGGTCAACCAGACCGACATCGGAAACCTGACGCGACCGCCGCTCACGCGCACGCTTTTCTACCCCTCCCTCACCTACACGCGGGACGTCAGCGTGCCGGGATTGCTGGCACCGATCGGGGGGCATCGATTGGCAATTCAGCTTGCCGGGAGCCCCGGCAATTTGCTCTACGGACGGCAAATCCGCTTTGTGACCGTGCTGGCCGACCTGCGCAGCTACACGTCCTTCGGCCGCGGGCTCTACAGCCTGGCTTTTCGGCTGGCCGGTGGCGCTTCGTTTGGCCCGAATCCTCAGCTCTTTTATTCAGCAGGGGTTGAAAACTGGATCAACCGGCACTTTGACAGCTTCCCCATCGAAGATCTGACCGACTTTGTCTTTGCTACGCCGGTGCTTCCGCTACGCGCTACGGATATCAACACCCTTAAAGGACCGTACTTTGGCCTGTTCAATGCCGAGTTCCGCTTTCCCCTGGTCGCCGCGCTGCTACCCGGTCCTCTACCTGTGCTTCCCCTCTACAACCTTCAGGGCACGGCGTTTCTGGATGTGGGCACGGTGTGGGGCAGTCCCTCCAACCGCCGCCTGAATCTGTTTCGGCGGGATGAAAGCGGCCGCCCGGTGCTTGACGATGTGCGCGTAGCCAGTGGCCTGGGACTGCGCACCATTATCCTGGGCTTTCCCTTCCGGTTCGATTTTGCCTGGCCTTTCAACGGACGCCGCTTTCTGAAACAGCGATTCTACTTCTCAATTGGACTTGACTTCTGA
- a CDS encoding ABC transporter permease: protein MDKIWIILQSEFLRRVRTRTFVLTTLLAPVLLLAMALLPALIGYLGSRDTTRHLAVIDSSGVLLSRMQALAPSTLRLEAVSLPLDSLQAAVRQGRYDGYLILPASLIEGEADVEFYVEKSPGLSFQGHLERLINQAVREVRIERLQVPPELVAVLRSEVSLRQYRLSETGAEEDGTVFFSIIGYLMGFIIYGATLGYGSLVMQGVIEEKSSRVVELIVSSVRPFHLLMGKVLGIGAMGLVQFMLWGILLIAGAAAAGPIIAYFLDPQQLNLPTNASTEELLAAANITLPTIDPVLIVWFVLFFLGGYLLYSSLFAAAGSAVEQQQDAQSLMLPLMLLIMLPIFFITYVIESPSAPLSVGLSLFPFFSPILMMVRIAIGSAALWEAVLAYLLLVAGFLGAIWVSARIYRIGILSYGQKPSLRELLRWLRA, encoded by the coding sequence ATGGATAAGATCTGGATCATTCTGCAAAGCGAGTTTCTCCGACGCGTGCGCACCCGCACCTTTGTGCTCACAACGCTGCTGGCGCCTGTCCTCCTGCTGGCCATGGCGCTGCTGCCCGCGCTAATCGGCTATCTAGGCAGCCGCGATACGACGCGCCATCTTGCAGTGATTGATTCTAGTGGCGTCCTGCTCTCCCGCATGCAAGCGCTTGCGCCTTCCACACTGCGCCTGGAAGCCGTTTCGTTACCGCTCGACTCGCTGCAAGCGGCTGTCCGTCAGGGACGCTACGACGGCTATCTCATCTTGCCCGCCAGCCTGATCGAAGGGGAGGCAGACGTCGAATTTTATGTCGAAAAAAGCCCGGGATTGAGTTTTCAAGGACACCTCGAACGCCTGATCAACCAGGCCGTGCGGGAAGTGCGAATCGAACGGCTACAGGTCCCCCCCGAGCTGGTAGCTGTCCTGCGCTCGGAGGTTTCCCTGCGCCAGTACCGCCTTTCGGAAACCGGCGCTGAAGAAGACGGCACCGTGTTCTTCTCTATCATTGGTTACCTGATGGGCTTTATTATCTACGGGGCCACGCTCGGCTATGGGAGTCTGGTCATGCAGGGCGTCATCGAAGAGAAATCCAGCCGCGTGGTGGAGCTCATCGTCTCTTCCGTACGCCCGTTTCACCTCCTCATGGGCAAAGTGCTCGGCATAGGAGCGATGGGGCTTGTCCAGTTTATGCTCTGGGGGATTCTGCTCATTGCCGGGGCTGCGGCCGCAGGTCCTATCATTGCCTACTTTCTTGATCCCCAGCAGCTAAACCTGCCCACCAACGCTTCCACCGAAGAGCTGCTCGCAGCGGCAAATATCACGCTGCCTACCATTGATCCGGTGCTGATTGTCTGGTTCGTGTTGTTTTTCCTGGGCGGTTATCTGCTCTACTCCAGCCTGTTTGCAGCTGCCGGATCGGCTGTCGAACAGCAGCAAGATGCCCAGAGCCTCATGCTCCCGTTGATGCTTCTGATCATGCTTCCCATCTTCTTTATCACGTACGTGATCGAAAGCCCCAGCGCCCCCCTGTCGGTCGGGCTATCTCTATTTCCGTTTTTCTCGCCTATCCTGATGATGGTCCGCATTGCGATTGGCAGCGCTGCCCTCTGGGAAGCCGTGCTGGCTTACCTGCTGCTGGTAGCCGGCTTCCTCGGGGCTATCTGGGTCAGCGCTCGCATCTATCGCATTGGCATCCTGTCCTATGGTCAGAAACCCTCCCTGCGTGAGCTGCTGCGATGGCTCCGGGCCTGA
- a CDS encoding ABC transporter ATP-binding protein, which translates to MLIVDQVTKRYGTTVAVHRASFTAAPGRILGLLGPNGAGKTTTIRMIAAILLPDEGRILLEGRPVGPWSQALMGYLPEERGLYRKLKVEEQLVYFGRLKGLSLSEAQRQARHWLERLGLARWRHHKTEALSKGMQQKLQFIAAIQHQPRLLILDEPFSGLDPLNAELLRDIVLELKEAGRIILFASHRMEQVEQLCDDICLIARGRILIAGSLREVKQRFGRNTVVLEFDGDDDFLDPLLQEGAVRLLNRTNHRVELILNNGTPPRRVLEAALRHVREVYRFEVTEPPLTEIFKQVVRTQSASTETSHG; encoded by the coding sequence ATGCTCATTGTTGATCAGGTCACGAAGCGCTACGGAACGACCGTAGCAGTCCATCGCGCCTCCTTCACTGCAGCCCCCGGCCGCATTCTGGGATTGCTGGGCCCCAATGGCGCCGGCAAAACAACCACCATTCGCATGATAGCCGCCATTTTACTTCCCGACGAAGGGCGCATCCTTCTGGAGGGACGCCCCGTTGGTCCCTGGAGCCAGGCGCTTATGGGCTACCTGCCCGAAGAACGAGGCCTCTACCGCAAACTCAAGGTGGAAGAACAACTTGTGTATTTCGGTCGGCTGAAGGGACTTTCGCTTTCGGAGGCGCAGCGGCAGGCCCGCCACTGGCTGGAGCGGCTTGGCCTTGCGCGATGGCGCCACCATAAAACCGAAGCGCTTTCTAAGGGCATGCAGCAAAAGCTCCAGTTCATTGCTGCAATTCAACACCAGCCCCGGCTGCTCATCCTGGACGAACCCTTCAGCGGCTTAGATCCGCTTAACGCAGAGTTGCTACGCGATATCGTGCTGGAGCTCAAAGAAGCCGGTCGGATCATCCTGTTTGCCTCCCATCGCATGGAGCAAGTCGAGCAGCTTTGCGACGATATCTGTCTGATTGCCCGGGGGCGTATTCTGATAGCCGGCTCGCTACGGGAAGTCAAGCAGCGCTTCGGGCGCAACACCGTAGTGCTCGAATTCGACGGAGACGACGACTTTCTTGACCCGTTGCTACAGGAAGGGGCCGTTCGACTGCTCAACCGGACCAACCACCGCGTCGAACTGATCTTGAACAATGGAACGCCCCCTCGTCGGGTACTGGAAGCTGCTCTGCGCCACGTGCGCGAAGTATATCGCTTCGAAGTGACCGAACCGCCCTTAACCGAAATTTTTAAGCAGGTTGTTCGCACGCAATCCGCATCGACCGAAACGTCCCATGGATAA
- a CDS encoding DUF4290 domain-containing protein translates to MTYYREKMIDRQVGRNAELFAQAIARLDSPEKRYPYLRILVSLIEQAHPEWNQAPHKDRQIAQLVYLMSKGQLDMDEVAEVVRVRDEERGYFYDSERAR, encoded by the coding sequence ATGACTTACTATCGTGAGAAAATGATTGACCGCCAGGTTGGGCGCAATGCCGAATTATTTGCACAGGCCATTGCCCGCCTGGACTCCCCGGAAAAGCGCTATCCGTATTTGCGCATTCTGGTCAGTCTGATCGAACAGGCGCATCCTGAATGGAATCAGGCTCCCCACAAGGATCGACAGATCGCGCAGTTGGTCTATCTGATGAGTAAAGGCCAGCTCGACATGGACGAGGTGGCCGAGGTAGTGCGCGTTCGGGATGAGGAGCGCGGCTATTTCTACGATAGCGAGCGCGCGCGCTAA
- the ruvC gene encoding crossover junction endodeoxyribonuclease RuvC: MPLSPERTETLIILGIDPGSRHTGYGVLAVEGERARVVAVDVIHLDAQASHPLRLLRLFEQLSALVDRYRPDECALEMPVYGRNPQSMLKLGRAQAAAMLAVLTRQIPTVEYTPKEVKKALTGRGNATKEQVRFMVQALLDLPSDQVKLALDASDALAVAVCHWQHRTRLQPFRGHTSWARFVQAHPERLD; the protein is encoded by the coding sequence TTGCCGCTATCTCCTGAGCGCACCGAGACGTTGATCATCCTGGGAATTGATCCGGGATCGCGCCACACCGGCTATGGGGTGCTGGCAGTGGAAGGCGAGCGGGCGCGGGTGGTCGCCGTGGACGTAATCCATCTGGACGCGCAGGCGTCCCATCCGCTCCGTTTGCTTCGGCTGTTTGAACAGCTCAGCGCCCTGGTGGATCGGTATCGACCGGACGAATGCGCGCTTGAGATGCCTGTTTATGGCCGCAATCCCCAATCTATGCTGAAACTGGGGCGGGCGCAGGCTGCCGCGATGCTGGCCGTTCTGACCCGTCAGATTCCTACGGTTGAATACACCCCGAAAGAAGTCAAAAAAGCACTAACTGGCCGCGGCAATGCTACCAAGGAGCAGGTGCGCTTTATGGTGCAGGCCTTGCTTGATCTACCTTCCGATCAGGTAAAACTGGCCCTTGACGCGTCCGATGCCCTCGCCGTGGCTGTGTGCCACTGGCAACACCGGACGCGCTTGCAGCCTTTCCGAGGCCATACCAGTTGGGCCCGTTTCGTTCAGGCACACCCGGAACGCCTGGACTGA
- a CDS encoding YebC/PmpR family DNA-binding transcriptional regulator: MAGHNKWSKVKRQKAVVDARKSKIWARLSRDIIVAAREGGGDPEANPRLAQAIERAKAENMPKENIERAIKRGTGEIQGEDYVEVTYEGYAPGGVAVFIEALTDNTNRTVSEIRHLFTKAGGSLGQPGSVAYLFERKGIIEISAADRDELELFELVAEAGAEDLTREDDTFVVTTSVEAFADVLEALRSAGIEPLEAGLQRVPTTTVTLPPEEAKKVVALLEALEAHQDVQNVYTTLNFDEATLAAIS, from the coding sequence ATGGCCGGGCATAATAAATGGTCGAAGGTCAAGCGGCAGAAGGCCGTCGTCGACGCACGGAAATCAAAGATCTGGGCGCGACTCTCGCGCGACATCATTGTTGCGGCTCGGGAAGGAGGAGGAGATCCTGAGGCCAATCCCCGCCTGGCGCAGGCTATTGAGCGCGCGAAAGCCGAGAACATGCCCAAGGAAAACATTGAACGGGCAATCAAACGGGGAACGGGCGAAATTCAGGGCGAAGACTACGTCGAAGTAACCTATGAAGGGTACGCGCCTGGCGGCGTAGCCGTCTTTATCGAAGCGTTGACGGACAACACCAATCGGACTGTTTCTGAAATTCGCCACCTGTTTACCAAGGCAGGGGGCAGTCTGGGACAGCCCGGATCGGTGGCCTATCTGTTTGAGCGCAAGGGTATCATTGAGATCTCAGCGGCCGACCGCGACGAATTGGAGCTTTTTGAGCTGGTGGCCGAAGCTGGTGCCGAAGATCTGACGCGAGAGGACGATACGTTTGTCGTTACCACGTCGGTCGAAGCGTTTGCTGACGTGCTGGAAGCCCTGCGCAGCGCGGGTATTGAGCCCCTAGAGGCGGGTCTGCAGCGCGTTCCCACGACCACGGTCACCCTGCCTCCGGAGGAGGCCAAGAAGGTTGTCGCCCTCCTGGAGGCGCTTGAAGCGCATCAAGACGTGCAGAACGTCTACACCACCCTCAACTTCGACGAGGCCACCCTTGCCGCTATCTCCTGA